In Molothrus ater isolate BHLD 08-10-18 breed brown headed cowbird chromosome 14, BPBGC_Mater_1.1, whole genome shotgun sequence, the genomic stretch CTTTTATGGCATCTGATTGATATTCATGTGTGGTTAGCATTTGTCTCCTAACTTGTGTAACACAGAGAATAGTAAAAGAGAGACAATAATCGCCAGGCTGTTACATATTCAGGGGACTGGATTTCCCCGATCAGCCTTTCAGCGGCTCCAGGCGCGGGGCTGACCTCCCCTCCGGCATTTCGGACCGAGGAGCGCTGGCCCAGCCGGGGCAAAACGACACAAAAATGCCCCGGAGCCGTCGCCGGCAGCCCTGCCCGGTGCCGGAGCCGCTCGGCGCTGCtcgccgtgccgtgccgtggCCGGGAGCCGCAGCGGGCACACAATAGCTCCTTTGAGCGCCCGCCGAGGCTCGGGGATGCCGCTGGCAGCGGCTGCTGCGGGGAtgctgcggggccgggggctctCCCCCCTCGGCAGCCCCGCCGGGATCCAGCCGTGCccctggaaaaggcaggaacaCCGCTCTGCCCGCCGCGAGTGATGGAGCACGGCAAATCGGCGGTGCTGCAACAGATTGTCAAGCCGCACGATTAAGTCGATTCGTTACTCCGCGCTCTCCTCGCAGAGAGCAATTTCTTAAAGCTTTGCAAGAAATTTTCTTGCAGGGGTAGGAAGCTCAGTTTTGTTCAGATTTGCTCAGGCAAATCCACCCCTCTTCACCGCCCCCGAGTATACAGCAGCAAATGCAAAAGTAACCGCGGTGGCAAAAATCAAAGCAGACCCGCAGGTGCACATAAACAAAGGTATCTTTACCTGCAGTTGTAGGTCCTGATTTCCTTGTTATCCCTTTTGCACTTGACTGCCACAAAGATCATGGTGACAAAAAGAATGGCTGCAATAGACCCCAGGGCAATAATGAAAATCAAGGAGAGGTTAACAGATCCTATGGACTCCTGGGCATCCAGAGCTGGAGACAGGTATATCAAAATCAAGGCAGAAGCCGAGAGAGATGTTTTCCCATGGTCATGAGCCACCACGATGAGCTCATAGGCTGTTTTGGCATTCTCCCCAAAGGCTCTGGTGGTCCTTATCTCTCCATTGACCTGGTCGATCTCAAAAAATCCTCTGTCTCCTTCCACCATTTCGTAGGAAAGTCTGCCATTTTCACCCTCATCATAGTCATCTGCCTTGACCACGGTGACCAAGTAGCCAACCCCCGCGTTCCTGGGGATGTACACCTCCGCCGTCCCGTTGACCAGCGGCGGGGCCGTGATCACGGGCGTGTTGTCATTGACGTCCAGGACAATCACCCTGACGGTGGCAttgctctgcagagagggatTACCCCCGTCTTTTGCCAAGACCTTGAACTCAAAGGCCTTGGTCTGCTCATGATTGAAGGATCTCAGAGCATAGATATCTCCAGAGTTGGGGTTGATGGAGACATAGGTGAAAACAGGCATGTCCCTGACTTGGGATGGCACGATCTGGTAGGACACACTGCCATTGAGGCCCAGGTCAGGGTCTCTGGCCGACACCGAGAGCAGGTAGGCCCCCGGAGTGTTGTTCTCCTGCACGATGACTTGGTAATAGGGCTTGGAGAAGTGGGGATGGTTGTCATTCTCATCGGTGATCTTGACGGTAAAGGACTTGGtggcctgcagggatgggatgccATTATCCCTGGCCTGGATGGTGAGGTTGTACTGGTCCCTCTGCTCGCGGTCCAGACGCCCGTCCACCAGGATGGTGGAGAAGCTCTCGTACTCCTGGAGCCGGAAAGGCACGTTGCCCAGGAGCTTGCACTGCACGCGCCCGTTGGCCCCGGAGTCGCGGTCCGAGACGCGCACCAGGGCGATGACGTACCCCGGCGGGGCGTTCTCGCTCACCTCCACCAGCTCGCTGTTGACAGACAGCAGGTTGATGAGGGGCGGGTTGTCGTTGGCATCCTGGACGCTGATGGTCACTTTGcaatgggcagggatggagttAGGCCCCAAGTCCTTGGCCTGCACGTCCAGCTCATAGACGTGACCCTCCTCGTAGTCGATGGCACCACTCACCGTGATGAGGCCGCTCTGGGGGTCGATCTGGAAGAGCTCCCGGGCCCGCTCAGAGACGTAGCTGTGGAAAGAGTAGAGGACCTGGCCGTTGGTGCCCTCGTCCGGGTCGGAGGCGTTGAGGCGGATGACTGGCGTCCCTGGCGGGGCATTTTCAGGCACGCTGACGGTGTAGGCTGGCTCCTCGAAGAGCGGGTTGTTGTCGTTGGAGTCGATGACGCGGATGCTGAGCTCCACTGTGCCAAAGTTGGGCGGGTCACCACCATCCAGCGCCGTGATCACGTAGCTGTAGTGGGACTGGGTCTCACGGTCCAGACTCTTCTCCACCACCAGCTCAGCAAAACGAGACCCATCACCCCGCGTCTTGGTCTCCAGCCCAAAGAGGTCATTGGGGGTGATCTCATAGCTCTGCACACCAAAGCTGCCCGAGTCCGGGTCATAGGCACTCTCCAGTGGCACCcgggtgccagggctggccgTCTCCGAGATCTCCAGCTCGATTTGGTCAGTGGGGAAGCTGGGCGCATTGTCGTTAAGGTCCTTGATCTCCAGCTTGATCACGCAGATCTCCATGGAGCTGGACATCACCTCCAGTGAGATGACACACTTGGGGCTCTGTCGGCATAGCAGGTCCCTGTCGATCTTCTGCTTGGTCACCAGCAGCCCGGACCCGGGGCTGATATCCACCAAGTGGGGGGCCGAGTTGGAGACCACCCGGAAGGCTGCGGGCTGCCGGGGGTCCAGCACGAAACCGGCGTCCCGGGCGTCCTTGGCGACGTTGGCGATCACCGTGCCGGCCCGCTGCTCCTCCTCCACCGAGTACTTGAGGTTGACGAGGGCCCCGGCGCCGGCCCACAGCAAGGCGGCCCCCAGCAGCGCCGGGAGAGCCCCCATGGccgcgccgccgctccgcccgccgcgccgcgccccgACGGCCGCCGGCCGCGCGCCTCAGCGGCCCGCCGCGCTCATGCGGGCAGCGCCCGCCGGGCTGccccggcggcgggcgggcggctgCGGGCACCGGAGCCGCGGTCCCCCGCGCACACGCCAACGCCGTCCGCTCAGGCGCTCCGTGCCGGCGGCGCCGCGGAAGGGCCGGGCATGGCGAGCGGGTGCGGGAGCAGAAGCGGGATGCTGAGCCGAGCGGTACCGGAGCGAGGAGCGAGGCGAGCAGCCGAGCCGTGCAGTGCAGTGCCGAGCCAGCCGAGCCCGCTCCCGCCGGCGCTCGCTGCGGCGGCCGCACGCCACTGCCCGCAGTCCGGAGCGccggcgggcggcgcgggggcgggcggcgcgggggcgggcggcgcccGGCCGCAGCCAATGGGCGTTCGAGGGCGGGACCTgcgcgccgcgccgccgccaATGGGATAGCGCCGCtggccgggggcggggccggggcggagCCGGCGGCGCGGacgggagcggagcgggagcggagcgggcacGGAGCcgcgcggagcggagcggaaCCGGACGGAGCCGCTTCCCAAGCCGGGagccctctgtccctgctgtccctgctgtccccgctCCGCTGCCCCGCTGAGACCGTCCTGTTGCCAGGGAGCTGCGGACGCAGCGGTGTTTTGGCTCCGCGGCCGCGGTCACCGGCGGTTACTTCTTTAGCCAGTGCGCACTGGGCGGTGGCGAATCTCCGCGGGCAGCGCGGGGACCACCGGGTCCCGCGGTGCGCCCCAAGTCCGTTCAGTAGAGACTGAGccctctggggcaggaggacTCCGCC encodes the following:
- the PCDH19 gene encoding protocadherin-19 isoform X1, which gives rise to MGALPALLGAALLWAGAGALVNLKYSVEEEQRAGTVIANVAKDARDAGFVLDPRQPAAFRVVSNSAPHLVDISPGSGLLVTKQKIDRDLLCRQSPKCVISLEVMSSSMEICVIKLEIKDLNDNAPSFPTDQIELEISETASPGTRVPLESAYDPDSGSFGVQSYEITPNDLFGLETKTRGDGSRFAELVVEKSLDRETQSHYSYVITALDGGDPPNFGTVELSIRVIDSNDNNPLFEEPAYTVSVPENAPPGTPVIRLNASDPDEGTNGQVLYSFHSYVSERARELFQIDPQSGLITVSGAIDYEEGHVYELDVQAKDLGPNSIPAHCKVTISVQDANDNPPLINLLSVNSELVEVSENAPPGYVIALVRVSDRDSGANGRVQCKLLGNVPFRLQEYESFSTILVDGRLDREQRDQYNLTIQARDNGIPSLQATKSFTVKITDENDNHPHFSKPYYQVIVQENNTPGAYLLSVSARDPDLGLNGSVSYQIVPSQVRDMPVFTYVSINPNSGDIYALRSFNHEQTKAFEFKVLAKDGGNPSLQSNATVRVIVLDVNDNTPVITAPPLVNGTAEVYIPRNAGVGYLVTVVKADDYDEGENGRLSYEMVEGDRGFFEIDQVNGEIRTTRAFGENAKTAYELIVVAHDHGKTSLSASALILIYLSPALDAQESIGSVNLSLIFIIALGSIAAILFVTMIFVAVKCKRDNKEIRTYNCRIAEYSYGHQKKSSKKKKISKNDIRLVPRDVEETDKMNVVSCSSLTSSLNYFDYHQQTLPLGCRRSESTFLNVESQNSRNAGSNHIYHHTFTGQSPQQPDLIINGMPLPETENYSFDSNYVNSRAHLIKSSSTFKDLEGNSLKDSGHEESDQTDSEHDVQRGLYCDTAVNDVLNTSVPSMGSQGPEQEPSEGFHCREECRILGHSDRCWMPRGAVPSRAKSPEHGRNVIALSIEATAVDAEPYADCGAKRTFATFGKEGGEPPAEERLANPKGKRTVDSAACCSPKVSGAVREAGNGCEAVSPVTSPLHLKSPLAGKPAAPYGAGHCAGGREPFGNSGPSRPSEAEPRGADSESSGQEGNPLLQASREKDSPGARRLKDIVL
- the PCDH19 gene encoding protocadherin-19 isoform X2 codes for the protein MGALPALLGAALLWAGAGALVNLKYSVEEEQRAGTVIANVAKDARDAGFVLDPRQPAAFRVVSNSAPHLVDISPGSGLLVTKQKIDRDLLCRQSPKCVISLEVMSSSMEICVIKLEIKDLNDNAPSFPTDQIELEISETASPGTRVPLESAYDPDSGSFGVQSYEITPNDLFGLETKTRGDGSRFAELVVEKSLDRETQSHYSYVITALDGGDPPNFGTVELSIRVIDSNDNNPLFEEPAYTVSVPENAPPGTPVIRLNASDPDEGTNGQVLYSFHSYVSERARELFQIDPQSGLITVSGAIDYEEGHVYELDVQAKDLGPNSIPAHCKVTISVQDANDNPPLINLLSVNSELVEVSENAPPGYVIALVRVSDRDSGANGRVQCKLLGNVPFRLQEYESFSTILVDGRLDREQRDQYNLTIQARDNGIPSLQATKSFTVKITDENDNHPHFSKPYYQVIVQENNTPGAYLLSVSARDPDLGLNGSVSYQIVPSQVRDMPVFTYVSINPNSGDIYALRSFNHEQTKAFEFKVLAKDGGNPSLQSNATVRVIVLDVNDNTPVITAPPLVNGTAEVYIPRNAGVGYLVTVVKADDYDEGENGRLSYEMVEGDRGFFEIDQVNGEIRTTRAFGENAKTAYELIVVAHDHGKTSLSASALILIYLSPALDAQESIGSVNLSLIFIIALGSIAAILFVTMIFVAVKCKRDNKEIRTYNCRIAEYSYGHQKKSSKKKKISKNDIRLVPRDVEETDKMNVVSCSSLTSSLNYFDYHQQTLPLGCRRSESTFLNVESQNSRNAGSNHIYHHTFTGQSPQQPDLIINGMPLPETENYSFDSNYVNSRAHLIKSSTFKDLEGNSLKDSGHEESDQTDSEHDVQRGLYCDTAVNDVLNTSVPSMGSQGPEQEPSEGFHCREECRILGHSDRCWMPRGAVPSRAKSPEHGRNVIALSIEATAVDAEPYADCGAKRTFATFGKEGGEPPAEERLANPKGKRTVDSAACCSPKVSGAVREAGNGCEAVSPVTSPLHLKSPLAGKPAAPYGAGHCAGGREPFGNSGPSRPSEAEPRGADSESSGQEGNPLLQASREKDSPGARRLKDIVL